In the genome of Rhopalosiphum padi isolate XX-2018 chromosome 1, ASM2088224v1, whole genome shotgun sequence, the window tgtaatatttacgtTATATAGAGTTTCATTATAAAGTTTTcactgtactatattattattaagattttgaAAGAgtgaattatacataataaaataaaatattaactatttattataaaactaaaaacacaaaGTACCTTTTTAAAAACTGCTCAAGACGTTGAGGGCATTGAGCACCCATTGGTTTAGAAAAATCTCTAAAAATAGCAGGATTTGAAAAGTCAAGTACATCAGATTCATAATCATTTAGAATCCAAGGAAATACTGGATACTGCATAAGGTCATTATAACTTCGTCCAgccaatgtatttaaatgcattaagTATTGGAAATTAGATATTTCGCCtttctattaatatataatacatttttatttttattaaaattgattaattttgtttattaacagaattatatttttattatacttttacttaCCACCCATCTTTGGGTAACTGTTGTTTCTCCCATAAGGTTTGAAAGAAGGCTTGTACTTTGTTCGACATTTGCTGTTCTTTTTTGTCCAGCAACTGATTGATGAGCATTATCTGCAATAGATGTCGAATATGCCatgaatctataaaaaaataattagataattaatttaaataatatacagtaaatattattttgtttagccCTTGCTAAAAGACTATGAAAAAATTGTTGCAAAATtatctcatattatatatatattatattataaaatacaaattaattctaGGAACAGTAATGAAAaagaagtattttaaaattttaaacataataaaaatatataaaaataaataatatttcatagtaaatcattaaaatgttacctattaaaaactttatttcttagtttttttGGTAGTGCTAATAAATGATTACGTCCATCAGCAGAAAACAACTCTATAGCGATTGGTTGTAATAAGTATCGTCTTTTATGCACTTCCCTataatttggtaaaaatatgaagtaaattgaattcaattaatcaaaactatattttttaataagtatgaatttatgataagtACCTTATATCGTCATATGAAAACTTAGaactttgttttttaattcgCACACGATTTGGACTTCCATTTCCAGGACTTGGTAATAATGGCTCATATGAATTAGGTAATAAAGTGTCAATATCTCTAATTTCTCTAGTTTTAAGTAAAGTAAAACCATCTACAATATAAACATGATCTTTACCAAACAAAAGTAAACCCTCATATGTGTCTAGACCTTGAATTCTTGCACACCGAAACATATGACTAATctagaaagtaaaaaaatataaataatattttaagcttatttaaataattattaaagttaattatttaattaatttccttAATTATCATACTTTTTCATTTGGTTCCAAAAGTCTAATAATTGTATGGTTGTCATCTGGCGGAGCTTGGTCTTCAATTCCACTTTCTGCGTCGTTATCATCCATTCCATCATCTGGTTCAGATGTTGATCTTCTAACAACTCTTTTTAATCCTTTGAATGgtaattctaaaaatacaaataaaataagtggTATATCTAATATATGTACCAGTAGCATATAAAGGAGAGACatgtattaattttcaaatatactaCTGTGTACTAATtaactattttgaaatatttatctaatcttagtactaaaaattgtatatttttataaataaccaaaatcgaaatgaaaaagaaaaaattatattaaactgtataCCATTATCATCTAAATTTTTGTCAAAGTCAAAGGTATCTTGACCATCAACTTGTGTTagaaatttattgttttcgttAGATTGCGGAGCTAAATTTTCCATATCTATTAATgttggtaatttatatttttgacaaaattctttGCTATCATAACTAGTAGCCACGCGGTACTTTAATcctttctaaaataaaacaattcaaattaatacaattatactaatacagttaatttaataataaaaattacattgtcTCCAGATTCAAGTTCTGGTCGATATGGGTAATGATTATAAAACTGATggttttttaccatttttttacgCATTCTACATGGACCTTCTGTCATGTCTAATATCCATTTGTCTAATCTAAAACCAatgaattattaagtataaacaaaacaaaattgatgAATTTCTCACTTACTTGCATGAAGTAAAAGGGCCCCAAAGTCCCCTTTCCCTAGTTAATTCCTGTTCTATTAAATACCATTGATCCAGAACATAACGTACAGTAAATGATTGATGTTGAGCTTCTCGCGCCATTTGCATAGAAACCAGTTCACATACTGCATTTAAACCATGGTTAGCCCATGTAGACCATTCACTTTTAGTAATTCTTGATAACGGTAATGAAATGCTTGAAAGACTTCCACTTTGCCAACGGCTTTCATCACGTCTAAGTACTTTGCCACGGGATGCAAGCCTAGTTAAGCCACCAGTAACtttttgtattttctaaaagagaaataaaaaaaaaatattaatttttataaactgtttattaattttttattcatactgaTTGAATTTGAGTTTGAAGTTCCCACGGCATTttatacaatgattttttttccatatcAATATAAGTTAACCAATGTTTTTGAGCAATCTCATAAATAAGTTCACGAACAGAATGCAAATCTGGAGCTTTATTATTTGGTGACATTGGTAATGGAATTTTGAAAacctaaatgttattttaaataagttaaaaaataaaatgttatacataatatacagttttatacTTTGTAACTCagctttaaaatagtttaagatcacatatatttatcactatttaatattagtaaaaacatATATGTTAATTCaaggtttaaaattaaaaaatttgtttacataattaaattaattacctcTTCAATAGCTGGTTTTTTAGATATATACAATTCTTCCCAAACACGTTTTGCTGCAACTGCCATTAAATTATGTCCTTGTTTAGCTGTTTGTTCTTCAACTTCTGCAGTTTGACTTGGATTAATATGCCATGTAGTTTTTGCATTTGTATCCAATCTATAAAAACAACACATAAATGTACCAAATGAGAGTTTTTTTAGatcaaatcataaaatatgcttaatttattctatttgcagacattacattattttcatatcaGATGTTAActgcaataaacaataaataagacAGCCAATAAAATCCAGTTCATGATTGCCAGCTCCAAATACTAATGttctaaaaaagaaaaaatataaacattatttcttACATAGatctcaaaacattttttttttacctattagtGGTAAGTTTATGTAATGCTTCTAAAACTGGCATTTGTGAGGCTATAGAATCTGTATTTCTCGAAAGCAAATACAAAGTTGTTCTATTAAGACAGTGATAAAATCCTTCCATGGGTACAGAACATGGTCTTCGTTTTGCTTGaacaattaatttcataataaaatcaaatacttcATGAGCGTCTTTTATCAAAACACCCTGCCATAGTTTGTCAACAACACGACATgttaaataacaaacattttgagGAATATTTTGAGCGCTACCCCCAGGAACTGTGGACACAGCAGCTTGTTCTCCAATCATAATATCAGCAGCTAATAAATGATCCATTAATGTTGATAGTAGTTCAGTTTGGTACTTTGATACTTGAGATGAAGTTGCACCTTCTGGTGAAGCCTATAAAGAATgttaacatatataaattacatacttatacagatattaattgtattcataataGACTACTTACATCAAGAACTAAATCTAGGGGTGGTAATGACTTGCTATTTATCGGTAATAGAAGTGAATCAACAACAATTACTCTTAAGaaatcaataacaaattttCTAGAAGGATGTGAAGTTAATGATTGTTCTTTCTGAACAGTCAAAGGAGGAGTTCCATCAGGTGTTTTAATAAAACAGTCATCATTTGGAGTGGATGGTTCActtaagttcaaatttgtaaATGGAAAAAGTGTTGCACTCAAGGAATGTAAAATTTCAGATGTCATAAATGCTGGCATCCAATCTGATAAGTTATggtacaaataaaaaagaaactGAATTATAGTAACTGGATGATCTTCTAACCATtcttcatattttattctaaaataaaaataaatcaattagtaaaatagtaataaaaattagataataatttaaaaatattactctcTGTTATCTTGGTTCAAAATTAATCTCACAGTTGACAAAAGAGCAGTGACAGCTTCTGGACACAGTACAATACGATCACTAACAGCTGAAAGTGACTGGCTAATTGGAACACCAAACATAAAAGTCCAAATACCATCAAGATTTAACTAAAAgcaatacatacatacaattcatagcatatattacatatattaatgttaagtgatattttaaaaatattaacttttttttcattaggAATAGTCTTAACTGATTGTCCCAACATTAAAgccataagaaaataatatagttcaGGAAGTTCGGTATGATAAGATAAAAACCAAGATAGGTGTTGAAAACCTGGTATGTTCAAAGCTTCCATTTTGTTTAGTATATCTTTATTATTCTTCTGTAAGCTTGGAGAAAGttgataatctaaaataaataggcaatataacaatttttttaaattaataaatgtaaatcacaaatgttttatttataagaaatattactTAGCATCAAATTTGCTCTATTGTTTTGCAAAAGCTCAGTGTTTAACAACCAACCACCATTACTAGATGCTTCTCTAAATTTAACCATTAATGAAGGTACAGAACACAAAGTTGTAAGGATTTTATACGACCAAATTATTGAAGAACGATGTATATTTGATTGCATAAATAACAGTATCCAGTCAAATCCTAATACTCGAACAAGATCATCAcaaaacctataataaaataatgtacatgaTTCATATTAAGAAGTTAATGatgtgtgtatattaaatattgtttatatttacccAGTACAGACTAAATTTTTGTTAGTGAACAAAAGAGAATGTACAAGTTGAAGATAACGATTGCGTAATAATATTAgacaaattgttttttcttcatTAGTCAATTCAACATTATTTTCCATggtctttatttttgtttcaaactCTTCAACTTTAAGATTTGATTCCGTACTGAGCCCAGTATTCAGTGTGAACACAATGTACTGTCCAAgacttaaaatacaaattttaggattaggttaaaaatatattattaatttcattatattcatatttttaattcattatcaaaattaaattaatcaaactaaaaacatttttttaataagttaacaCTTTCAATGCCACCCATGATTTCTAACTAAAATCAACCATacagttaaatttaaagttcaCTGACCCATGTAAGTttcagtttattaaaataacaatgatttaattatagcgggttcaaatacttttatattatatatttcaactgAGGCAAaacagaaaacaataaaaagttttaacccATGTAAAGTCAAGTAATACAGCtagttgtatataaaaaagactttaaattaataattgacactaaaatattaaaatatgtattatcaaatgaatatttaatccTTACCATAATAAATCTTCAGTTAATGGATGTTTTGCTAAAAGTGCTCCAAGTAATGAAAACAACACTTCTGTAGTTGACGATGTAgaagtattaaaaacaattggtAAAAAATTCACCATTTTACGAACCATTTCcatatttcttaatataattaaattgtttcttTTCTCATTTGAGTCTGATACTAATTCATATAACTGTTCAATAAGTGAACGTAAAAGACCAGCTGGAACTTCTTGCCAAagctaaacaatttttaatttaaaaaaaaacaggccattaatgacaaatttaatttcaaatatacatacatttaactCGCAAATCAAATCATTAAATGCAACAGCATCTGGTATAGTAGGTGCTTCAACACTTCTAGTTGTTATAACTAAATCAAGTATAATGTGTAGAATGTGGGCATTTAACATATGTTTATGCCTACGTAGGCATAATGCTAAGAGCTGATATCCACGTCTACGTTCCATTTCTCGTTTTGCTGTCATATTTAAATGTAGTACTCCACTTAGAGCTTTAACAGCAGCATATAAACTTTCCATATCTCTTGCCATTGCAATTAACCctgataatgataattttaaaataatacaattattgattatataatacaaataaaaatatataattttttgcttACCTAATAATACAGAACAACCTCCAATGTTAtcaattagttttaaaactGGACGAGGATAAAATGTGCGGACTCCTAAATATCCCAATATAACACCACCTAAACTTCTAGCCGAACCAGCTAAATGTCCAGCTGTATTATGCATTATACGAATAGGAGTAGCATTTTCATGAGTTGACATACCAagctaatacaattttaataaagaacattttagcaaataaatatttatttttgggtgattataatattatatgtaaatgacTATAACAATTCAACTTTAGGAAATATTAAATCTCTCAAGTGTTCAACAAATTCAAGGCTAAGTGAATAAGATGGTCCATTAAAATGCctatgttcattattttatatagttttaacttttatgaaaatatgaaaatattttttttatacaacttcttgattttatttcataatatcattttttaatattattatatttttacattataattgtttaagtttttactgtttttaacaataacatacacttttaattttatatttttatgcataaaataacactgaaagttaaaactttttttaaataatgagtgtaaacataaacttataaaataatacataatacaatataggacattaaaaataatagacaaaattacattgaacaaaaatgtatattggatATAACTGTTAGTTTGACTTAACAAAAATTAGACCTATGTATAGGGCCAATACTTTTGTAACCTTTATCAATCATGCATTACTTGTTTTGCGATTGATTTGCTATCCACTCTGctgtatatttttcttatttttgccAAGGTTAATTGAGAAACTGCCCTTGCGTTCAATCCAAAAATTACTTTCTCTTCAGATACCAAAGGCCCGATATGTTCTAAatcttgtaaataaataataatcattaaagtttaaataaatcatgATAACCGATGcatgcatacaaataaaaaatatatttttaggtgttgtgaaacattaaatatctaattttgatgatcaaaatattaatatgactgagaattactaattttaaaatacaaactgaATACCTTTAATATCAGGTGCTTGAAGACTCCCAAAATAATGAGGACCAAGTTGATACAAAATTTTTATAGCATGAGGATTTAATACCTCTTCTAATAAACAGCATGGTCCTTGTTTCCATGtcagttttgaatattttctcCAAATTGGAGGAGTCCCTATGTATCCATACACAGAAGATGCAATTGTTAAGTTAGCTGCACCTCCGCCTGGATTTTGAGATATATAATGCagctgaaatattattaaaaaaaaaaaaaacaatacatatttgtttaatataactaaaagtaTTACTTTTTGAGTATGCACGTGCTGGCCATCCATATACAAAGAAAatgatgaattttttaatacagctctatttaaaactaaaacaatatgATGCCACTGGCCTTCTTGCACAAAATCAGGATACCAAATTCTTACACATGAATCACCAATGACTTCTGGCTCCCAATCAGCATTTgctaaaagttttattaaattattgtaaattataaaattcaagtacattaaattaaataatatactcattgATATTGGAGTTTCTTGGGTAGAAATGGTAAGTGCTCTATCTCGAGCAGACAATACTACTGCTAAACATACTAAATGGTCTCTAGTATTCTGTACATTTCTTATCAAGGTCAGAAGCCGAACAGGATGAGGATCACTTCTTGGTTCTGAAAACTTTTCAACACACAACCATGTTGAATAACTAAGACCACTCTGAGGAGGAAACATCCGGTCAccttaataaaagaaaaatatttttatataattaaaacaatatatctaaaatatatacttattacaaataatttaaattacgcaTACTAACCAGTTCCTATTCCACCAATTACATTCATATCGGGAGTAGTTAATGTAGCAACATTAACAACTGAAGGTCCACTTATTGGAGATTGTGGAGCAATACTGGGTAAAAATAAACATCCGAAACCCTCAGAAGATAAATCCATTTCAAAAAATGGTGGTAATGCAAGCATACAAGGATCTCGGGGAGTAGTCATCGATACAAGTGTTTTAACACGGCTTAATGGAACTGTTCCACCTGGTTTTTTACTACTGTGACTTATCCAACAGTCCAGTAAATCTAATGGTACACAACAAAGGGGTTCTCCAAGTCTTAAAAATTCTCGTAAATCCTTTGGTTCTAATAGCTGAATAGCTAAACGTTCTAACATATACTGAAACACTGTATGAAGTGGATGTGTTTCTTCCAATAACGCTATTCGTCCTACTTTTAATACAGTAGTTGGAAACCCAGAATCACATAGAAGTTGTTGATTTCTTTCACCACGAACTAAAGATCTAATTACTTCACCTATATAAACTTGCAATGTAAGTGAGagctaaataaacaaataaaaatattttaagtgatcATTCACtaagttattgtattttaagtataatactttAGGAGCCGATGGATTGTAAATTGATGGTAGTAGTTGTAACATAGCAATAACAACACCTGCATGAACAATAATAGGATCAGGTGCTGGAGGAGTTAAGTTGAGTTGTATTGCACGGcgattattattttgacaatcTAAAGGTTTTGTAGCCAccttaatttagttaaaattagtatttgaactcagacattaataaatattaaaaaataaaaaaacaaacttcGCTGTATCGTCTATGAGCAGGTGACTTAAATGATACAACAGTGGTATTGCTATGTTTATCATATAAATCAAGGGCAACATCATATAGCATTCtcattattatacatgcataaGATAAAAACTTTGGAACATTGTCAGTAATtctgaaaacaaaatttttataaattaagtttttgataattatcttaatttgtatttcttattaaaaaacagttacaatatattaatatagtatgcaATGATTCACttatgatttttcaataaaatattatttaaattgttaaaataccaGCAAATAAATAACGTTATTTTCAATACCCACAAAAggaactaaatttatattagtatattttaagaaaatcaaACTTTACTACCTATTAGCTACTTccataaaaaaccaacatgaatcaaattaaaatttacttttaacttattttgattaataattctCAACACAAGAATTGATAGTGAACATATGAGATCATTTTCATTTATTCTatctatattatcaaaaaaataaatgaagtgaaaatgaattttaaacttttgtaacactgataaaaattaaaatatgtaaaaaataaaatgtttgtaaaattatttcaatggtACTTACATGGGGTTAATTGGGTTGCTTGTAAATATGTTATGAAAAACATTTTCTTCTAATGATgtagttattaaatcaatatagtCATCCAGTTgaatttcatttgaaaaacatcCTAATAATCGTAATGTATCACATAAACTTGTCAAACAAatctacacaaaataataataaataacaaaaaaaaaatcaaaaatttaatttgtttgatgCAATTTACTTCTTGGtgaaaatattt includes:
- the LOC132918584 gene encoding WD repeat and FYVE domain-containing protein 3 isoform X1 is translated as MNIMRKLRGSNTATSTTGENSRLFEDDSDQHTALGLMHLKKLFTDYIHTSHLLTDKERSIKLYTMIPLFCKVFGRSSCAEIIEKFCDINSWCSEMSALMVAEIRQRASNQSTETASRAIASFLEIENCEESSNGWMLLSTLNLLAATNQPSLIKIMVSASLPSTLVKCLYLFFDLPPLENEDKKTDQSDFTPKERRILLQKIFVQILVRLCSNHLPAEELVTKDDLSLLFSAITSSCPSYNAVWRKSSAEVLITISQHGITPKVIQYIHGKNCIELCVENMRQCADLSPLEVVDMFVTVSYFLKDSSEISQVLLDDFNTAQGYTFLSDFLISLENDESSEALEAMRNLVLIIASLSMSGYIELKPNQEQPDSLLQLLGFTLPQPTGHGQSVRNICAFNVLQTTFIRSDSSALCCTILDAISNVYHSDNANYFILEPQNTLPQFTEHIHLKNQQIQDKFFKLLEFIVFQLNFVPIKELVSMAQLLKTFSSTECTRVCLQTLLNILKHNNTFKDVFRDVGILEGLSNNLRNYTQDYLSDCESKDEKHDGDLKRVINLTAECLVNLMMSSPKNCKVFKECGGAQVLYIILEYPSTRQYATAILREMILSTGGEEEMSTLLGTLHTTDNTCLPLKSSILKLFLSCMKESHRTRTMFRKVDGFVYVISALVSMEGWFSDEKCVDHEALKFAYLIFNTITIAMRFEPANAKYFHQEICLTSLCDTLRLLGCFSNEIQLDDYIDLITTSLEENVFHNIFTSNPINPIITDNVPKFLSYACIIMRMLYDVALDLYDKHSNTTVVSFKSPAHRRYSEVATKPLDCQNNNRRAIQLNLTPPAPDPIIVHAGVVIAMLQLLPSIYNPSAPKLSLTLQVYIGEVIRSLVRGERNQQLLCDSGFPTTVLKVGRIALLEETHPLHTVFQYMLERLAIQLLEPKDLREFLRLGEPLCCVPLDLLDCWISHSSKKPGGTVPLSRVKTLVSMTTPRDPCMLALPPFFEMDLSSEGFGCLFLPSIAPQSPISGPSVVNVATLTTPDMNVIGGIGTGDRMFPPQSGLSYSTWLCVEKFSEPRSDPHPVRLLTLIRNVQNTRDHLVCLAVVLSARDRALTISTQETPISMTNADWEPEVIGDSCVRIWYPDFVQEGQWHHIVLVLNRAVLKNSSFSLYMDGQHVHTQKVILLVILNKYVLFFFFLIIFQLHYISQNPGGGAANLTIASSVYGYIGTPPIWRKYSKLTWKQGPCCLLEEVLNPHAIKILYQLGPHYFGSLQAPDIKDLEHIGPLVSEEKVIFGLNARAVSQLTLAKIRKIYSRVDSKSIAKQLGMSTHENATPIRIMHNTAGHLAGSARSLGGVILGYLGVRTFYPRPVLKLIDNIGGCSVLLGLIAMARDMESLYAAVKALSGVLHLNMTAKREMERRRGYQLLALCLRRHKHMLNAHILHIILDLVITTRSVEAPTIPDAVAFNDLICELNLWQEVPAGLLRSLIEQLYELVSDSNEKRNNLIILRNMEMVRKMVNFLPIVFNTSTSSTTEVLFSLLGALLAKHPLTEDLLCLGQYIVFTLNTGLSTESNLKVEEFETKIKTMENNVELTNEEKTICLILLRNRYLQLVHSLLFTNKNLVCTGFCDDLVRVLGFDWILLFMQSNIHRSSIIWSYKILTTLCSVPSLMVKFREASSNGGWLLNTELLQNNRANLMLNYQLSPSLQKNNKDILNKMEALNIPGFQHLSWFLSYHTELPELYYFLMALMLGQSVKTIPNEKKLNLDGIWTFMFGVPISQSLSAVSDRIVLCPEAVTALLSTVRLILNQDNREIKYEEWLEDHPVTIIQFLFYLYHNLSDWMPAFMTSEILHSLSATLFPFTNLNLSEPSTPNDDCFIKTPDGTPPLTVQKEQSLTSHPSRKFVIDFLRVIVVDSLLLPINSKSLPPLDLVLDASPEGATSSQVSKYQTELLSTLMDHLLAADIMIGEQAAVSTVPGGSAQNIPQNVCYLTCRVVDKLWQGVLIKDAHEVFDFIMKLIVQAKRRPCSVPMEGFYHCLNRTTLYLLSRNTDSIASQMPVLEALHKLTTNRTLVFGAGNHELDFIGCLIYCLLQLTSDMKIILDTNAKTTWHINPSQTAEVEEQTAKQGHNLMAVAAKRVWEELYISKKPAIEEVFKIPLPMSPNNKAPDLHSVRELIYEIAQKHWLTYIDMEKKSLYKMPWELQTQIQSKIQKVTGGLTRLASRGKVLRRDESRWQSGSLSSISLPLSRITKSEWSTWANHGLNAVCELVSMQMAREAQHQSFTVRYVLDQWYLIEQELTRERGLWGPFTSCKLDKWILDMTEGPCRMRKKMVKNHQFYNHYPYRPELESGDNKGLKYRVATSYDSKEFCQKYKLPTLIDMENLAPQSNENNKFLTQVDGQDTFDFDKNLDDNELPFKGLKRVVRRSTSEPDDGMDDNDAESGIEDQAPPDDNHTIIRLLEPNEKISHMFRCARIQGLDTYEGLLLFGKDHVYIVDGFTLLKTREIRDIDTLLPNSYEPLLPSPGNGSPNRVRIKKQSSKFSYDDIREVHKRRYLLQPIAIELFSADGRNHLLALPKKLRNKVFNRFMAYSTSIADNAHQSVAGQKRTANVEQSTSLLSNLMGETTVTQRWVKGEISNFQYLMHLNTLAGRSYNDLMQYPVFPWILNDYESDVLDFSNPAIFRDFSKPMGAQCPQRLEQFLKRYREWDDPHGETPPYHFGTHYSSAMIVCSYLVRMEPFTQHFLRLQGGHFDLADRMFNSIREAWLSASKTNMADVKELVPEFFYLPEFLVNSNNFDLGCKQNGVQLNDVVLPPWAKDDPHEFIRVHRAALESEYVSQHLHEWIDLIFGYKQLGPPAVQACNLFHHLFYEGNVDIYSIDDPLKKNATIGFINNFGQIPKQLFKKPHPSKKQPTNKASMLDAANPILSSSTNLSLGDKLFFYHLDNLKPSLQPIKELKGPVGQILQVEKNVLAVEQNKALMPPSFNKTITWGFADHSLRLAQYETDKPIVICESSSQSPGEIVTCVCPTSKTVITAGTSTVLTVWELDLNNKSLKIVDNLYGHTEAVTCLAASDTYNIVVSGSRDCTAIVWDLCTKAFVRQLKKHNAPVAALAINNSTGQIASCAGTMLHVYTINGEELANVDTSVGRADRMQQILCVAFSQAIDWDPQNVVITGSSDGVVRMWSMEYVQVPKVPLNALSTESSVLKDCSDEKNKDVSENCSLLKTRTIAVQRLVKQLSISSETINEQGLVMKSGSESSLSEQEPKTPVKKIGKADKIVFADENDSTPPIPTMRKKRAVKPNPLLRKSECNTSSSTDEPNIQQESLAVTDSVLRLSKSETNLIESFIIVDQDDLSLKTKPVSPLHRLRDGFQWQRQLVFRSKLTMHTAYDRKDNTEPASITCISISKDHRTVYIGDARGRVFTWNVAEHPGKGVADHWLKDEGAEQCNLCDVRFSLYERRHHCRNCGQLFCSKCSKYESEISRLRILKPVRVCKPCHTSLQSAKHT